From the Microplitis mediator isolate UGA2020A chromosome 6, iyMicMedi2.1, whole genome shotgun sequence genome, one window contains:
- the LOC130670363 gene encoding ADP-ribosylation factor-like protein 2-binding protein, with amino-acid sequence MEPEYNFESNNLNQSFNEIIGHIEDILIEPKFQETQQHFLEKYWKEFDSEEENKLIYMNIFEEYHKTIENYIETNLKKIIPEFSMESLLKYLSDYSSELEGEVFEILYALTDFLAFKEMVLDYKAVKEGKIQDLSTGIIITPINH; translated from the exons ATGGAGCcagaatataattttgaatcaaataatttgaatcaatCTTTCAATGAAATTATAGGACATATAGAAGACATATTAATCG AGCCCAAGTTTCAAGAAACTCAACaacattttttagaaaaatattggAAAGAATTCGATTCcgaagaagaaaataaattaatttatatgaatatatttgaAGAATAT CataaaacaattgaaaattacaTAGAAactaatttaaagaaaataatacctGAATTTTCAATGGAATCGTTACTAAAATActtgag tGATTATAGTTCAGAATTAGAGGGCGAAGTTTTCGAAATTCTCTATGCCTTGACAGATTTTTTGGCATTTAAGGAAATGGTTTTGGATTATAAAGCC GTAAAAGAAGGAAAGATTCAAGATCTGAGTACCGGTATTATAATCACACCAATCAATCATTGA
- the LOC130670360 gene encoding protein nessun dorma, which produces MEVYTFDKSLQERTVEFTEILSSRETIVPASRIKSEWSYHVELVIEPVGWQALWKIPRLTCQDFQIHYPTVVVVLAEQVNYSELTVLIKIIAVQDEIHLPEKYEVPLIELYPTKNQDNNALDVVGTAHCIDQLRFFYNYLWMPWDFDDDDNVDWVTLHLETRLRLFFDIKRNNVNKETADIIRTLIKEAKDIFDKISRLEADISDEDEDDEEKEDTKCLVDEGKTCQLMKLHFRMQQIKAEMEVLENPAMRAVLQRNPDTNISNIQIKRRKSRDKKLEAFVVWQGGSLEDTITCLKKIENFLSKDTFIKITGYMQEALDASETNDKIFIGEGEHFIAGAGGLENGGSIKGIGNYENTIICAKENSCSSSLLDFSGEEVLLDNVTVDLGELQVGILVRKGLVKLTGCKIFASNQSVMKLGIVVLPNSKLIVENTVFVNLGTAVVVHAAGDITLKECKFEKCMEGIQLQDEARVRLTDCYLSGFIEYGIRLETQKYLTSAEGKSGSVNLLMNVTEISLEGCTLENNKQGDVLLKPRLITTVASKNENQMEI; this is translated from the exons atggaagtTTATACTTTCGACAAAAGTTTACAAGAACGTACTGTTGAATTTACGGAAATATTATCAAGCCGCGAGACAATAGTTCCAGCATCTCGAATTAAATCAGAATGGTCTTATCACGTTGAGTTAGTGATTGAACCAGTTGGCTGGCAAGCATTGTGGAAAATTCCTCGACTCACTTGCCAAGATTTTCAGATTCATTATCCCACTGTTGTTGTCGTATTAGCAGAGCAAGTTAATTATTCAGAGCTGactgttttaataaaaataatagcagTCCAAGATGAAATTCATTTACCAGAAAAATACGAAGTGCCTTTAATTGAATTGTATCCAACTAAAAATCAAGATAACAATGCACTGGATGTTGTAGGAACCGCTCATTGTATTGAccaattaagatttttttataattatctatgGATGCCTTGGGattttgatgatgatgacaacGTCGACTGGGTGACGCTTCATTTAGAAACTcgattgcgactattttttgatattaaacgcaataatgtaaataaagaAACTGCTGATATAATAAGGACTTTAATAAAGGAGGCTAaagatatttttgataaaatatcgAGATTAGAAGCAGACATTTCcgatgaagatgaagatgatgaagaaaaagaagataCTAAGTGCTTAGTAGATGAAGGAAAAACTTGTCAACTTATGAAACTTCATTTTAGAATGCAACAAATTAAAGCGGAAATGGAAGTACTGGAAAATCCTGCAATGAGGGCTGTGCTGCAGAGGAATCCTGACACAAacatttcaaatattcaaattaaaagaagaaaaagtcgagacaaaAAACTGGAGGCTTTTGTGGTATGGCAAGGAGGATCGTTAGAGGATACAATCAcgtgtttgaaaaaaattgaaaattttttgtcaaaagaTACATTTATCAA AATTACGGGATACATGCAAGAAGCATTGGATGCTTCTGAgacaaatgataaaatatttatcgggGAAGGAGAACATTTTATTGCTGGAGCTGGAGGTTTGGAGAATGGAGGGTCCATCAAAGGTATTGGCAATTATGAAAATACTATTATTTGTGCCAAAGAAAACTCATGTAGTTCATCATTATTAGATTTTTCTGGAGAAGag gtaCTCTTAGATAATGTTACTGTTGATCTTGGCGAGCTTCAAGTGGGAATTTTAGTTAGGAAAGGCCTCGTCAAATTGACTGGTTGTAAAATATTTGCATCTAATCAAAGTGTGATGAAACTAGGAATCGTTGTGTTGCCTAATAGTAAACTTATTGTTGAGAATACAGTATTTGTAAATCTTGGAACAGCAGTCGTTGTTCATGCCGCCGGAGATATTACTTTGAAAGaatgtaaatttgaaaaatgcatGGAAGGCATTCAA CTGCAGGATGAAGCGCGGGTACGCCTCACAGATTGCTATTTATCGGGTTTTATAGAGTACGGCATTCGTTTAGAAACCCAAAAATATCTTACAAGTGCGGAAGGGAAAAGTGGCAGCGTAAATCTCTTGATGAATGTTACAGAAATATCCTTGGAAGGCTGTactttagaaaataataaacaaggAGATGTGTTATTAAAGCCGCGACTAATTACTACCGTAgcatcaaaaaatgaaaaccaaATGGAAATATGA